AAATCGAGCTTTCGCTATCGGATACGCTGGAAGACCTTTTGCGGCGCGAAGCCGACATCGCCATCCGCATGACCGAACCGCAGCAGGATGCGATCGTCATGCGCTACATCGGCAATTTCCGTCTGGGCTTTCATGCAACGCGCGATTATCTGGCGAAAGCCGGTATTCCCAAGGTCATGGAAGAATTAAACGAGCACCGGATGGTCGGTTTCGACCGCAAGACGCCATTCATCAGGGCGGCCATCCAGCGGATGCGCGCCCTTGATCCGGAAATACCCGATATTGAGGATATCTGCTTCGAAATCCGCGCCGACAGCAATCTCGCCCAGCTTGCCATGATCCGCGCCAGCGCAGGCATCGGCGTCTGTCAGATCGGCCTTGCGCGCAAGGACCCGCGGCTGGTGCAGGTTCTGCCGGATATTGACATCCCGCTGCACACCTGGGTGGCAATGCATGAAAACCTGAAGACCTCGCCACGATGCCGTGCCGTGTTCAGCGCCCTCGTTGAAGGCCTGAAGGCGCATCTCAAGGAAACCGACCCGGGTGCTCCGCCGCAACGGCGCTAGGACTATTGGGAAGCGGTTGCCGCACGGACCTCGGTCCGCGATGATGTAAAACCAACTTGCGGAACATGTAACGTGATGCCGATTTGACCGGAAATGCCGGCTCTTTCATCAAAACGGTCTGGCCGACGGTAAGGTCTTGTCCACGACTTCAGCTTCCGGCCGGTCGCCGCCCTGGCTATATTCTTCATGCCATTGGCCGCGTTCGTCCTGATAGCTGATTTCCTCGTCATCGCCGCCCACCTGCTGTTCAGCGGCAACGATACGCGCAGCCTCGACGGCATCCGCATAGGAAGGGAAGGTTTCAGAATAAGCGCCGTTCATGCGGTAAGCGAAGCCCCCGTCATGTTCGACGATTTCATACACCACTTTGGTCATGCATGTTCCTCCTGTTTCAGTAGGCGACATGGCAACCACAACCGCGTTTCAAGCATTGCACCCAACGGGGACACCGCGGCATGAGCAGCATGTCCTGCGACATCACTATCCTACCAAAAGCACTCAAGCGCAAATCCTGCTTGATCTGAGGGACGATACGTCACAGCCTGCGGCTGTCAGGGGAAGGGAAATCAATGGTAGGTTCTATTCTGAAGCAGGAGCGCATATTGCTGCTCGCGATACCGGCGGCAATCGTTGCCTATATGGCCGAACATGCAATATTCGAGGGCGGGAAAACGGCGTCGCTCATCGCCGCGATCGCCCTGATCGGGCTCATCGTTCTGGTCTCTATGCGGGTTGCCCATCACGCCGAAATCCTCGCCGCCAAGGTCGGCGATCCCTATGGCACGATGATCCTCACGCTGTCGGCAGTTGCGGTGGAAGTGCTGATCCTCGCCATCATCATGAGTGAATCCAGCTCACCGACACTGGTGCGCGACACGATCTATTCCGCCGTGATGATCGACATCAACGGCATTCTTGGCTTAGCCGCCCTGCTCGGCGGGCTGCGCCACGGCGAGCAGCCCTATAATGATGATTCCGGCAAGACCTACGGGGTGATGATCCTTACCGCCATGGGCATTTCCATGATCGTGCCGGAATTCATTCCCGATGAAAGCTGGCACGTCTATTCCGCCTTCACCATCGTTGCCATGATCGCGCTTTATGCCCTGTTCCTGAAAATGCAGGTCGGCCCACACAGCTATTTCTTCAGCTATGCCTATCCCCGCAAGGCGCATCCTGCCGGTCAACCATCGGAGAGCCATGCCGAGGAAGAAGACGAAGGCAGCGTGCCGCTCTCCATCGGCCTCATCATCGCCGGTGTGGTGCTGATCGGCGTGCTGGCGGAATTCATGTCGAGCTTTTTGAGCGTCAGCCTCGAAGGCACCAGCGCGCCACCGGCGCTGATGGCGGTCGTGGTGGCGACAATCTCGGCATCACCGGAAATCCTCACCGCACTCCGCTCCGCCTTGCGCAATCGCATGCAGGCCGTGGTCAACATCGCCATGGGCGCATCGCTGTCGACGGTCATTCTCACCGTGCCGGTCATGGAGGGTATTGCGCTCTACACCGGCCAGCCCTTCATCATGGCGATGACACCTGTTCAAACCGTCATGGTCTTCATCACCCTCATCGCCGCCGCCATCAATCTCAATGACGGTGAGACCAATGCGATTGAGGGAATGACGCATTTCATCCTCTTCGCCACCTTCGTCATGCTGCTGTTTCTGGGGCTTTAAACAAAAAAGCCCGGCATCGCTGCCGGGCTTCCTTCAAAATCGCAACAACCGATCAGCGGCAATCGGCGCAGAAACGCTGGATGCGCTTGCAGGCTTCTTCCAGCAGGGTTTCCGACGTGGCGTAGGAAATGCGGAAGTTCGGGCCGAGGCCGAAAGCCGACCCCTGCACGACGGCAACGCCTTCGGCTTCCAGAAGCTCGGAGACGAAGTCCACATCACTCTCGATGACCTTGCCAGAAGGCGCGGTCTTGCCGATCAGGCCGGCGCAGGACGGGTAGACGTAGAATGCGCCTTCCGGTGACGGGCAATTGATGCCCTTGGCCTGGTTGAGCATGGAGACGACGAGATCACGGCGACCTTCGAAGATCTTCTTGTTGGTCGGAATGAAATCCTGCGTGCCGTTCAGCGCTTCAACAGCCGCCCATTGTGCGATCGAGCTGGCGCCCGAGGTCTGCTGGCCCTGGATCATGTCCATGGCCTTGATCAGCGGCAGCGGGCCGGCCGCGTAGCCGATACGCCAGCCGGTCATGGCATAGGCCTTGGAAACACCGTTCATCGTCAGCGTGCGGTCATAAAGCGCAGGCTCGACCTCGACCGGGGTGACGAATTTGAAGTCGCCATAGGTCAGGTGCTCATACATGTCGTCCGTCAGCACCCAGACATGCGGATGCTTGACCAGCACGTCCGTCAGCGCCTTCAGCTCGTCATGCGAATAGGCGGCACCCGAGGGGTTGGAAGGCGAGTTGAAGACGAACCACTTGGTCTTCGGCGTGATCGCCTTTTCCAGCGCTGCCGCGGTCAGCTTGAAATTGTCTTCAAGCGTGGTGTCGACGAATACGGGCGTGCCGCCGCAGATCGCCACCATTTCCGGGTAGCTGACCCAGTACGGTGCGGGAATGACGACTTCGTCACCCGGGTTGAGGGTGGCCATGAAGGCGTTGAAAAGGATCTGCTTGCCACCCGTGCCGACAATCGTCTGCTCCGGCTTGTAGTCGAGGCCGTTTTCGCGCTTGAACTTTTCGGCGATAGCCTTGCGCAGTTCCGGAATGCCGGAAACGGGCGTGTATTTCGTTTCGCCGCGCTTGATGGCGTCAATGGCCGCTTCCTTGATATTTTCGGGCGTATCGAAATCCGGCTCGCCGGCGCCAAGGCTGATCACATCGCGGCCCTTCGCTTTAAGCTCGCGGGCTTTCTGGGTAACGGCGATGGTGGCGGATGGCTTTACGCGGGAGAGAATGTCGGCAAGGAAGGCCATTTTTAATCGGTCCTATTGGGGTTGACATCGGTAGAAGCTGAAAAACTTGTTTTCTGCGGCACTTTCTATGTCGAAAGAAAGGCCGTCTTTCAAGGTCAAAAGCCGGCTTATGTGCTGTAGCAGAGAATTTAAACCTTCCTTAACCCGGAAGTAACGCTTGATACGCTACATTCGCGAGCCTAGGGGTCGTGTCTCTATAGCTGGTTGAAAAATGGCGCCCAAAAGCATCTTTTCCAGTCTTGTCCGCGAGGTCGATGGCACATGGTCCACGGCCTACCAAACATTCAACCTGAAATCGGCCCTGCAGCCCATTTTCCGTCGAACACCGAGCGGCGCACTCGACATCGATTCCTTCGAAGGTCTGGTGCGGCCCCATCGCAACGGCGAACCGGTGACGCCAGGCGAATTTTTCTCGCTGGTGGAGCCTGACGATATCGAGACTATCGACAGCATCCTGCGCACCATTCACATTCTCAATACCGGCAGGCTCAACCGTTCCCGCGCCCGTATCTTCGTCAACTTCCATCCGGGCCTGTTCCAGACCCCGGCCAAGATGCGCCAGGAAGTGGAGCGCATGCGTCTTACCGCCCACGAGGCCGGCATGACGGCCGAGCGCATCGTCTGCGAAATCTCCGAGAAAAAGGCCTCCGACACGCAGATGGTCGCAGACTTCGCCTACCACATGCACGACATCGGTTTTCGCGTGGCGCTGGACGACTACGGCGCCGGCGATTCCGATATCGACCGGGTAAAGCTCATCAAGCCCGATTATGTCAAATTCGAAGCCGGCTGGGTGCGCGATTTCATGCAGAATTCCGCAGGAGCCGCCCTTCTGCGTGTCATCGTCAGCCAGTTTCGCGACGATGGAATAGAGCCGGTATTCGAAGGGCTGGAGAGCGGCTGGCAGGTCGATCTGTGTGAGGACCTCGGCGTCCTGCTGATGCAGGGTTATGCTCTCGCCAAACCGGAACTCGCGCCCACAAGCTTCGACGCACGCTTTCCCGAACTCGGCAGCGCCTATTTCAACACTGCACCGCGGACGGACCGGAACGGCACGACGCCGCCATTTTTGCGCGAAGAGCGCCCTGCTGAGCCGCATCCGCAGCGCCAGACCCGCACCTTCGGAAAACGCGGCCTCTGAGGCTATCTGCGGCCAGCAGCCGCCTGTAATCGCACTTGCCACAATATTGCCGCAATAAATGCCGCGGAACGCCAGAATTCGGTCTCCAAGCCGTCCATTTCGAAGCCTCTTTTATCCGTCATGGACAGGGACAAGAGGCAATCGCCATGTTTACCAACGACCGGACTTCCGTTGAAAGGTTAAGGGCGCAGAGAACGCTGTTTTCCCTCTGGATGGCAGCGGCTGCTTTTCTTGTCATCGTCACCATGGCCGCGGGTATCGCGACATCCGCCAATGCGGCGGCCCAAGCCGTCGATACATTGCACACCGCGTCTATTCCGCAAACGGCCACATCGCGGGCAGGTCCGCACTTCCTGCTCATCATCCTCTCGGCTGCGGCCTTCATCGGCCTCGGCATCGGCGGCCTGACGCTGACCCGCCGCAGTCTCAAGGACGAAGCCCGCCGCTACAAATAAGCTGGCGCTCCAAAAGCTACGCCAGTCGCCGCGTCTGACGGTGACCGCCTTCCGCCGGCTTGCGGCACCGGCAGGTTGCTGCTAAAGCACCCGGGAAACCGTCTGATCGACATTTCAAAAAATCCCCGAATTGCCAAGGCCGCGATGGAATGATCTTCCGGCCCCTGTGTGCTGGTGCCAACAATGACGCGTATTCAGGCCAATATGCTGCTTCTGCTCGCCGCAGCGATCTGGGGAGGCGGCTTTGTCGCGCAGTCCTCCGCCATGGCCTCCATTGGCCCTTTCTGGTTCGTCGGTCTGCGTTTCGCCATTGCCGCAATCGCCGTGCTGCCCTTCGCCATGATGGAAACCCGGTCGAAGAAATCACCACCGCGCCGCAGGGAAATCGGCAGTTATATCCTGGTGGGACTTGCCCTGTTCGGCGGCGCCACCACCCAGCAGGTCGGGCTTTTGACCACGACCGTCACAAATTCCAGCTTCCTGACCGGGCTTTACGTCATCTTCGTGCCCGTGATTGCCGTCGTGCTTTACCGGCGGCATCCCCATTGGATCGTCTGGCCCTGCGCGCTGATGATGCTCGGCGGCATCTTCCTCCTGTCTGGCGGCGCATTCGAGGCGCTGACGAGGGGGGATATTCTCAGCATCATCTGCGCCTTCTTCTGGGCGATCCAGATCACGCTTGCCGGCCGCTTCGTCTCCGAGAGCGGGCGACCGCTCGCCCTCTCCTGCACCCAGTTCGCGGTTTGCTCCCTTCTTAGTTGCATGATCGGCATTGCCTTCGAACCCATCAGCATGGCTGCAATCGAAGCCTCGCTGGCGGAAATCCTCTATGTCGGCCTCGTATCTTCCGGCCTCGCCTTCGTTTTGCAGGTCATTGGCCAGCGTTACACCACGGCGCCGCAGGCGGCGATATTCCTGTCCTCGGAGGCGCTTTTCGGCGCTTTGATGGCCTCGCTTTTCCTGAATGAGACCATTTCCCGCGCCGGTTATGTCGGTTGCCTGATCATATTCATCGCCATATTGATCGTGGAACTGGTGCCTGAACTAACGCGAAAACGGCAAAAAACCGTGGCTGGAACGGCCTGACGCAAAAAGAACCGTTTTTTCTCGCTCCGCGTCAAAAACGCGTTTCGACATCCAAAATTTTGCCGGGAACGCCCGAGCTAACCGGCAATTATTTCATCAAATATCGCCTATGCGAAAAAAATGTGCGATTGCACGCCGTTATTCTACCGCAGGTTTTTTATCTGACAAAAAGCCCGTGAAAACTTTTGCTTGCCAATTTTCCATAAACGCATCACTCTACCGCGGTTCGGGCAATTTGCGAGCATGGGAAGGCCTATAAAATTTGCGCACTGGGGACGCTATAAACCTCGGGCGGTGGGACGAAAAACGTTGGATGAGAACGCCATTACTTCCCGCTGTGAAGGTCCATTTTCTCAATAGTCAAGAACTGCCTGCCAACGCCCTCGCGGGGCAAAACTGTAATGCTGCCTGTAGCTGAACGCGGGCAGAGCGAAAAGGACCTGATGCATGGCCGAAACTGGCACCGTAAAATTCTTCAATACAGACAAAGGCTTCGGCTTCATCAAGCCAGACAATGGTGGCGCTGATATCTTTGTTCACATCTCTGCTGTACAGGCTTCTGGCCTGTCCGGACTTTCAGAAAATCAGAAAGTGAGCTTCGACACGGAACCGGATCGTCGCGGCAAGGGCCCGAAGGCAGTCAATCTGCAGATTGCTGGCTGACCCTAAAACGGCTTTCTTTTCTAGTTGAAGCCCGGCAGGAATGCCGGGTTTTTTTATACCTGCGCACACGCCATGCGCAACGCGCTCAGATCCCCTGAAGATAGGGATTGTTGCGGCGTTCATCGCCCAGCCGACCGCCAGGACCATGGCCGCAGATGAACCCGACATCGTCGCCGAGTGGCAAAAGCTTGTCGCGAATGGACGCCATCAATTGCTCATGGTTCCCGCCGGGCAGATCGGTCCGCCCCACCGACCCTGAAAACAGCACGTCGCCGACATGGGCAAATTGCTGGTCGCGATTATAATAGATGACATGGCCGGGGGCATGGCCCGGGCAGTGATAGACCTCAAAGACATGATCCCCGAAGGATACCCTGTCCCCGTCCTTCAGCCATTTGTCCGGCACGACGTTCTGAAGACCGGCGATACCGTATTTTTCGGCCTGCACTTCGATCCTCTCCAGCAACGGCCGGTCGTCCTCATGCGGACCGACGACCGGCAGCGAGAGTTTCGCGCGCAATTCCTCGGCACCACCGGCATGGTCGAGATGTCCATGGGTCAGCCAGATTTCCTTGAGCGTGATGCCGTTTTCGGCGACGACCTGAAGGATGACATCCACATCGCCGCCGGGATCAACGACAACACCTTCCTTGGTATCCTGATCAAAGAGGATGGTGCAGTTCTGCTCGAACGGCGTGACCGGAATAATGCCCGCCTGCAACTTTCCCATATCCCTTATCTCCTTGTCCGAAAAATCCCGCCTCGTATAGACTGCGACCGATCACAGTACAATGGCGGAGAAAAGATACGGTTTTTCCGTTGCCAGATCGCCCCTAAAAATTTCGATAAAATTCAATAAGATAATCGGTATATTACTTCTTAAAACAGGAAGTACTCCCAAAAAATGTGGAACGCCCGGGTGGCCCCGACGTTGTAGCTCCAGTCTTGAAAGGAGTGAGACACATGGACAAGACGCTTAAAATGCTCATGGCTGGCGGCGCTTTCGCCCTGATGGCCGGTTATGCAAACGCCGCCATGGTCGCCACCACCGCATCGGACATTTCCGTTCGTTCAGGCCCCGGCGAAGACTATCCCGAACTGGGTCTGGCCACACGTGGCAGCAATGCCGTGCTGGATGGTTGCATGGACGGCAGCAGCTGGTGCCGCATCGAGGTCAATGGCCTGCGCGGTTGGGCTCATGCCGATTATCTCAATGTCATGTATGAGGGTTCGCCCGTCATTCTCGAAGACCGTCGCACCGAACTCAGTGTGCCTGTCGTGACGTATGAGAAAACCGCAAGCGTGCAGGCTGAACCCAATCCCGGTGATCCGAACCTCGGCCGCGTCGGTGATGTCGACATCACCCCGCCCGAAGCGGTTATCACCTACATGGACGAGCATCCTGCAGACACCGTCACCTTTGATGGCGACGTGGTCGTCGGCACAACCCTGCCGTCCGATACCCGTCTCGTAGAAGTTCCCGATTATCAGTATCGATATGTCCGGGTGAACGACGTGCCGGTGCTGGTCGAGCCATCAACCCACCGGATCGTCTACGTCTACCAGTAGACCACCTGGCTGAATCGTATGAAACAACTGAAGAGCGCGGGCTTTCCGCGCTCTTTTCTATTTCCGGTAAAGGCCACTCAGGATTCCAGTTGCACCCGCACCCGCAGCATATTATCCACCGCAACAGAAAATGATCGGCGACATTCTCCCGAGCGGACGCATTTTCGGCTATGTTTACAGAATATTGGCGCATCGACGTATGTCAGCCGCAGGATATGAAGGAACCGCAGTGCCACCGCAATCGCTCAAAACCGCCGCCGCGAGACAAATACCGGCACTCCCGAAGGTTGACGACGGCAAGATTGACTTCGATACGATCGAGGCGTTGTTTTTTGCCTATCGCGATTTCGTCTCCGACCCTGATGTCATCCTGTCGAAGCTGGAATATGGCCGCGCCCATCACCGGGTAGTCTATTTCGTCAGCCGGCAGCCCGGCATGACGGTGGCGGATCTACTCGACACGCTGCAGATTACCAAACAGAGCCTCGCCCGCGTGCTGAAGCAACTGATCGATGACGGTTACATCCGCCAGATGGCCGGCCCCGAAGACCGCCGCCAGCGCCGGCTTTATCCGACGCTGACCGGCCGCGAACTGGCCCTGGCGCTGAGCGAACCGCAGTCGCGGCGTATTGATCGTGCGCTGGAGGGACTTGGTCCCGATGCCCGCGCCTGCGTGCGAAAATTCCTGGCGCAGATGCGCAGCCCGACAACAGGGGAAGGCGACTGACGATGGCGACAGCAACGACAAAGCGCCCGCCGGCGGATGATGACGCCGCCCACCTTCTCATCGTTGACGACGACGCCCGCATTCGCAACCTTCTCCAGCGCTTTCTGGGTGAGAAGGGGTACCGCATTTCCGTCGCTGGGGATGCGGCCGAAGCCCGGCGCAAGATGATCGGCATCCGCTTCGACCTGCTCATCCTTGACGTAATGATGCCGGGAGAAAACGGACTTTCGCTCACCCGCTCGCTGAACGAGGACAAATCCGTGCCGGTCATTCTGCTGACCGCCCGCTCGGAGGCGGATTCCCGCATCGAGGGGCTGGAGGCCGGGGCGGATGATTATCTCGCCAAACCATTCGATCCGCGTGAACTCGTGCTGCGCATCAACAACATCCTGCGGCGCAACACCTCGCCGGATACCCCGAAGATCGAGCAGATCATGTTCGGTCCCTACAGCTTCTCCATTCCCAAAAGGGAATTGCGCCGCGGCCCCGAAACCATCCGCCTGACGGACCGCGAGCAGGAGATCATGCTGCTTTTTGCGCTCCGCGCCGGCGACACCATTCCACGGCATGAACTGGTCGAGGCGGAATCGGAAGTGGGCGAAAGAACCATCGATGTGCAGATCAACCGTCTTCGCCGCAAGATCGAGGACGACCCTGCCAATCCGGTCTATCTGCAGACGGTGCGCGGCATCGGCTACCGGCTAAGCGTGGACTGACAAGGACAAACGAAAGGCGGGCGCACGGCCATGGCGAGCCTCGATTTTCTCAATACGGTCAAAAAAAGCGGCATAGCAAAGACCTGGCGCTCGTTTGCCAGAGGGCTGCGCCATTGGCTGCCCACCGGGCTTTATACACGTTCGCTTCTGATCATCATTTTGCCGATGATCCTGCTTCAGGGCGTGGTTGCCGCCGTGTTTATGGAACGCCACTGGCAGCTGGTGACGGAGCGTCTTTCCGCCGCCGTGACGCGCGATATCGCCGCGATCATCGAGCTCCTGCAAACCGACCCCGAGGAAGATGACTACCAGCGCGTCATCCGCATTGCCCGCGAGAAGCTGGATCTCAGCGTCTATATCGAACCGAAGGCAGACCTGCCCGCGCCGAGGCCGGAGCCGCTGTTTTCGATCCTCGACAGAATTCTGGCCGATCAGTTGCGCCAGCAGATCGGCAGGCCGTTCTGGATCGACACCTATGGCAACGGCTCGCTGGTCGAAATCCGCGTCCAGCTGGACGACAAGACCCTGCGCGTCTTTACCAGCCGCAGCGCGGCCTATGCCTCAAATACGCATATCTTCCTCGTCTGGATGGTTGGCGCATCGCTGGTGCTGATTGCAATCTCAATCCTCTTCCTGCGCGGGCAGATCAAGCCCATCGAAGCGCTTGCCAAAGCGGCGGAAAATTTCGGCCGCGGCCAGAAACTCACAGCCTATTCTCCCCGTGGCGCAGATGAAGTCCGGCGGGCGGGTCTCGCCTTCATCCTGATGCGCGAACGCATCGAGCGGCAGATGGAACAGCGTACCGCCATGCTCAACGGCGTCAGCCACGATCTGCGCACCATCCTCACGCGTTTCAAGCTGCAACTGGCTCTGGCGGGCGACAATCCGGACCTTGAAGGGCTGGACAAGGATGTCGAGGACATGCAGTCGATGCTGGAGGCCTATCTGACCTTTGCCCGCACCGATGTCGAAGAGGATGTCGGTACGCTCGAGCTTCCCGCACTTCTGGAAAAGATCGGCCATGATTTCGAACTTCACGGCAAGAAATTCAGCTACGAGCTTTATAATATCGAGCGCATCATCGCGCGCCCGAATGCTCTTTCCCGCCTCGTCGCCAATCTGGCGGAGAATGCCCGGCGTTATGCGACCAATCTGCACATCGATATCCGCAAGGCACCGCGCTCCATCATCATGACCTTCGATGATGATGGCCCGGGTATTCCGGAAGCCTCCCGCGAGGATGTCTTCAAGCCGTTCTTCCGGCTGGATGAGGCGCGCAACCTCAACGCCTCGGGTACGGGACTTGGCCTCTCCATCGTCCGCGACATCGCCCGCAGCCACGGCGGCGACGTCTCGCTGGATGACAGCCCCTTGGGCGGACTGCGGGTAATCGTCAAAATTCCGGCGTAAGATATATCCCGCGCTCAATCCGAGAGATCGAGCACCCGTGCTGTTATCTCAGCACATTTTCTCGCCGTTCGGCACCGGCCGTTCAACGGCGGCAAGCACGATATCACCTTTGCCGTCAGCAAAGCCCAGCGTCAGGACCTCGGAGCGGAACGGGCCGATCTGGCGCGGCGGAAAATTCACCACAGCCAGCACCTGCCGGCCAACCAGACTTTCAGGCGTATAATGCACCGTAATCTGTGCCGAAGATTTCTTGATGCCGATCTCAGGTCCGAAATCGATTTTTACCTTGATTGCCGGCTTGCGGGCTTCGGGAAAGGGCTCAGCCTCAACGATCGTGCCGACACGAATATCGACCTTTTCGAAATCGGCGTAGGAAATCTCACCGCTCATAGCCTGCCCCATCTGCCTGCAATGCTTCAACCAGCAAGTTCTTCGGCGCGTGTCTTTGCCGCCGCAACCGCCTTGTCGAACAGCGGCTGCATGCCATCGTCAGCCATCAGCACGGAAAGTGCCGCGGCCGTCGTGCCGCCCGGTGAGGTCACGTTCTGGCGCAGCCGCGCCGCCTCGTCGGGAGACTGGTGCAGCAACTCGCCCGCGCCGGCCACGGTTTCCCGCGCCAGACGCATGGCCACATCCGCCGGCAGACCGGCCTTGCGGCCGGCTTCGGCCATGCATTCCACCAGATAAAAGACATAGGCCGGGCCGCTGCCCGAAACCGCGGTCACCGCGTCGATATCGCTTTCGGTTTCCACCCATTCGACCGGACCGCTGACCTTCAGCAATCCGTCCACCACGGCTTTAAGCTCCGGCGTTACCAATTCATTTGCATAGGCCCCCGTCACGCCGCGCCCGACCATGGCCGGCGTGTTGGGCATGGCCCGCACGGCGGCAACCGCACCGAAATGCGACACGAAGGTGCCGATCGTCGTGCCCGCCGCAATCGAGACAACGACGGTATCCGCTCCCAGAAGGGGTTTGAGGGACGGCAGCACGGCTTCCATCATCTGCGGTTTCACCGCCACGAAAAGAATGCCTGCCTTGATGTCGTCAGGCACGCTTTGGCTATGCGTTGCACCCGCTTCGGCAATCGTCGTGCGCATGGCATCGGAAGGGCGCGGATCGATGACGATGACCTGGGATCCAGGCACGCCCTTTTTCAACCAGCCCGAAAGCATGGCGCCGCCCATATTGCCGGCGCCGACTAGCACCAGCGGACCGGAAGCCTTGTATACCATCTTCACGCTTCTCCGACGGTCTCGAACATGACCGCTTCGATTGCACTTTTCGCATCCAGCCCCGACCAGACGACGAACTGGAATGCCTGATAATATTGTTCGCAGGCCTCAAGCGCGCTGGAAAGCAGCACTTCCACCTGCTGGTTGTTCGGTTCGGCACCACCAGCCAGAAGCAGGGACTGGCGGAAAATCACCACGTCTTCCTGCCGCCACAGATCGAAATGACCCATCAACACCTGGCCGTTGACCTGCGAAAGCAGGCAAATGACTTCGTTGACGCGGTGGTCGGGCACCTTGATGTCGAAAGCACAGGCCAGATGCAGCGCTTCGAAATCCTCCATCCAGGCAAAGGAAACGTGATAGTCGGCCCAGTGACCAGCCACCGTCATGGCGATCTCGTCTTCGCCGGAACGCTCGAACGACCAGTCATTCGAGGCAGCGACAATCTCGATCATGTCCACGGGATTGGACTGACGCTCAATTTCAAATTCTATCAGGCTCATGCGGCACCTTCTCAGCCGGTATGGATGTTCTGTTTTGAACGCCGGGCACAAAACGCACACACAAACC
The Agrobacterium cucumeris DNA segment above includes these coding regions:
- a CDS encoding LysR family transcriptional regulator; the encoded protein is MIKSRDVSWDFYRTFLSVLRDGSLSAAARELGITQPTAGRHIGALEEAVGFPLFIRSPHGLMPTEAALALRPYAENLAATAAALMRAASGEVGKIEGTVRISASDIIGVEMLPPIVAAMQEIHPRLEIELSLSDTLEDLLRREADIAIRMTEPQQDAIVMRYIGNFRLGFHATRDYLAKAGIPKVMEELNEHRMVGFDRKTPFIRAAIQRMRALDPEIPDIEDICFEIRADSNLAQLAMIRASAGIGVCQIGLARKDPRLVQVLPDIDIPLHTWVAMHENLKTSPRCRAVFSALVEGLKAHLKETDPGAPPQRR
- a CDS encoding DUF2188 domain-containing protein, which gives rise to MTKVVYEIVEHDGGFAYRMNGAYSETFPSYADAVEAARIVAAEQQVGGDDEEISYQDERGQWHEEYSQGGDRPEAEVVDKTLPSARPF
- a CDS encoding calcium:proton antiporter, whose protein sequence is MVGSILKQERILLLAIPAAIVAYMAEHAIFEGGKTASLIAAIALIGLIVLVSMRVAHHAEILAAKVGDPYGTMILTLSAVAVEVLILAIIMSESSSPTLVRDTIYSAVMIDINGILGLAALLGGLRHGEQPYNDDSGKTYGVMILTAMGISMIVPEFIPDESWHVYSAFTIVAMIALYALFLKMQVGPHSYFFSYAYPRKAHPAGQPSESHAEEEDEGSVPLSIGLIIAGVVLIGVLAEFMSSFLSVSLEGTSAPPALMAVVVATISASPEILTALRSALRNRMQAVVNIAMGASLSTVILTVPVMEGIALYTGQPFIMAMTPVQTVMVFITLIAAAINLNDGETNAIEGMTHFILFATFVMLLFLGL
- a CDS encoding pyridoxal phosphate-dependent aminotransferase; amino-acid sequence: MAFLADILSRVKPSATIAVTQKARELKAKGRDVISLGAGEPDFDTPENIKEAAIDAIKRGETKYTPVSGIPELRKAIAEKFKRENGLDYKPEQTIVGTGGKQILFNAFMATLNPGDEVVIPAPYWVSYPEMVAICGGTPVFVDTTLEDNFKLTAAALEKAITPKTKWFVFNSPSNPSGAAYSHDELKALTDVLVKHPHVWVLTDDMYEHLTYGDFKFVTPVEVEPALYDRTLTMNGVSKAYAMTGWRIGYAAGPLPLIKAMDMIQGQQTSGASSIAQWAAVEALNGTQDFIPTNKKIFEGRRDLVVSMLNQAKGINCPSPEGAFYVYPSCAGLIGKTAPSGKVIESDVDFVSELLEAEGVAVVQGSAFGLGPNFRISYATSETLLEEACKRIQRFCADCR
- a CDS encoding EAL domain-containing protein, coding for MAPKSIFSSLVREVDGTWSTAYQTFNLKSALQPIFRRTPSGALDIDSFEGLVRPHRNGEPVTPGEFFSLVEPDDIETIDSILRTIHILNTGRLNRSRARIFVNFHPGLFQTPAKMRQEVERMRLTAHEAGMTAERIVCEISEKKASDTQMVADFAYHMHDIGFRVALDDYGAGDSDIDRVKLIKPDYVKFEAGWVRDFMQNSAGAALLRVIVSQFRDDGIEPVFEGLESGWQVDLCEDLGVLLMQGYALAKPELAPTSFDARFPELGSAYFNTAPRTDRNGTTPPFLREERPAEPHPQRQTRTFGKRGL
- a CDS encoding DMT family transporter, producing MTRIQANMLLLLAAAIWGGGFVAQSSAMASIGPFWFVGLRFAIAAIAVLPFAMMETRSKKSPPRRREIGSYILVGLALFGGATTQQVGLLTTTVTNSSFLTGLYVIFVPVIAVVLYRRHPHWIVWPCALMMLGGIFLLSGGAFEALTRGDILSIICAFFWAIQITLAGRFVSESGRPLALSCTQFAVCSLLSCMIGIAFEPISMAAIEASLAEILYVGLVSSGLAFVLQVIGQRYTTAPQAAIFLSSEALFGALMASLFLNETISRAGYVGCLIIFIAILIVELVPELTRKRQKTVAGTA
- a CDS encoding cold-shock protein, which produces MAETGTVKFFNTDKGFGFIKPDNGGADIFVHISAVQASGLSGLSENQKVSFDTEPDRRGKGPKAVNLQIAG
- a CDS encoding MBL fold metallo-hydrolase: MGKLQAGIIPVTPFEQNCTILFDQDTKEGVVVDPGGDVDVILQVVAENGITLKEIWLTHGHLDHAGGAEELRAKLSLPVVGPHEDDRPLLERIEVQAEKYGIAGLQNVVPDKWLKDGDRVSFGDHVFEVYHCPGHAPGHVIYYNRDQQFAHVGDVLFSGSVGRTDLPGGNHEQLMASIRDKLLPLGDDVGFICGHGPGGRLGDERRNNPYLQGI
- a CDS encoding DUF1236 domain-containing protein, which translates into the protein MDKTLKMLMAGGAFALMAGYANAAMVATTASDISVRSGPGEDYPELGLATRGSNAVLDGCMDGSSWCRIEVNGLRGWAHADYLNVMYEGSPVILEDRRTELSVPVVTYEKTASVQAEPNPGDPNLGRVGDVDITPPEAVITYMDEHPADTVTFDGDVVVGTTLPSDTRLVEVPDYQYRYVRVNDVPVLVEPSTHRIVYVYQ
- a CDS encoding MarR family winged helix-turn-helix transcriptional regulator, yielding MSAAGYEGTAVPPQSLKTAAARQIPALPKVDDGKIDFDTIEALFFAYRDFVSDPDVILSKLEYGRAHHRVVYFVSRQPGMTVADLLDTLQITKQSLARVLKQLIDDGYIRQMAGPEDRRQRRLYPTLTGRELALALSEPQSRRIDRALEGLGPDARACVRKFLAQMRSPTTGEGD